The genomic region ACACTAGCTTTAATGTGGTGCCTATCCTGATTCTTCTGGGTACTGgtgtcttctccctccccaattactttgtaattattttacatatattccaCATATACTTGCATATATACACGTGTTGTCTGCCCTGATAACGTTTAAGGTCCATGAGGCctgggaccatttcattttaacCTTTGTTCCCTCAATGCCCAATATaatgcttagcatatagtaatCACTAAATATGTTCATTGATTttgtccaatttcttcattttacaggtgaggaaaatgaggcctacgAAAGTTCCTATTGATTATAAGTATTAAGTATAGTTACAATACTTGATAGCCATTTGGTACTTAATCACTACTGGTTGACTTGTCTAGTCTTGAGAGTCTGTGCTTCCTCCTATGGGGATTAAACTAGAGTTGATACTCTTTTCATTGACCACCCCTGAATCTCTCACAAGCATCTGAGACCAATGTTTTTTATACTTTAGGGAGCACTTGTAGTATTATCCCTCTGTGCCCACAGTAATGCCAGATTAGTTGTTTTAATAACTCCCATTGCAAGGTGAGTGCTACTTCTATTCCCAGTTCCCCACAAATTTCATTTTGTCCACTGCTGTTAGACAGCTAATAGTTCAACTAGGGCAGGTATTTAAAAATCTTTCCGTCATACTAGTGTGCTGAAGACTATAGTATTGACTATAGTGTGATCCTGTTTTCTGCTTTTGATCTGGTAGGTGAagatattttccaaaatatttgcCTTACAAAAAATTAAAGGTATGATGAATGGGCAGGAGATGgcgaaaaaatataaaatgaagaaagagagtgTTAGTCATTGTGATGGGGTAGTGAAATCAACACccaatttggaggcagaagacctaggATTAAATTCCAGCTCTCCCACTTAAGTGTATGATCTTAGGTaagacacatcatctttctgaaTTTCAGCTTATTCACCCATAAAAAGAAGGAACTGGGATTAATGATCTTtaggatcccttccaactcaaaaatcaTCTGATTCTTTTGTAATATTGACCTTAGCTTCTATTCCCTTCAGAGATTGTGCTAACTGTATCAAAACATAAAGGGATGGGTGTAATAATGGAATTTAAAATATAGACTTTAGGAGCTAAATGAGGAATTAGGgctgaagaaatgaaggaattcaCCCAAAAGTCCCACATCTTGGCAATAACAATACCACAACTGGAACCAAGGTCACTCATTACCACAACATTTCCATTATACTATGCTGTCTATAAAACTAATTTTCATCATGTTATCAAGTGTTTTCTAATTAAGCACTTCTAAAAGAAATGTGAGGAGCCCCAAATTCTGGAAACTGATGAGCTCTCTGGAGGGTAATCCTGTCTTTAGAATGGGGGCCATTGTTATTCCCTTTATGAGACCTTTATCTAGTGCTGTCTTATCGTCTATAAGATGAAATCCAAGATAGATGTATCTCATACTGAATTCCAACATGTAGAAAATAATGTTATTGTGGCAGCCCAGAATGCttggcacagtacttggcacatagtaggtgcttaataaatatttattgcttgaTTTACTATGGCATATTAGAAAGAATGGTAAATTTTaagccagaagatctgggttaaagtTCCAGGTCCACTCTTATCTAGCTCTACTACCCTGGGTGGATTGCTTAATTCTTCCCCCTAAAATTTCTTCACTTGCAAAATAAGAATATTAAACTCAATGTCCTCTAAAGTTCTTTCGAGCTCTAATAATCTGAAATTATTCTTCCCCATACTTTTGCCTAGAGGATaggaaaaaaagttcttttcAATATTGATAATCATCATAGTCAtagtcatcatagaatcatagttgtagagctagaaggggctttagaggtcatctaatttaaAGGCCTCCTTTTTatgaaaggaaattgaagctcacagaaattaaataatttgccctggggactcacagctagtaagtatcagaaacaggattcaaacccggactttcctgattctcagtccagcactctgctgTAGTCTTCTCTGGTCATACAACATAGTCCTGGTTGATACATTTAAGAAGGACAGTTTCGAACCTGAGAGTTATGCTTACACTTAGGTtaaagaaacaataacttcacAGCTATAACATGAGAAAGTATAGATAGAAAGTTGTCTGAAAAAATCTGGGAGTTTTATGGACAACAAGCTCAAGATGAATTGGCTGTGTGACATAGTTGCCAAGGAAATTAATATAATGTTAGGTTATATTTAATGGAGTATAGAATTCAGGAATAAAGAGGTCCTAGTTTTCATATATTTTACCCCTGGTCAGATCATATCTCAAGTATTGTGTTTtattctgggtgccatattttaggaaaaatattgaaaagatTGAGAATGTCCAAGGAAGGGTTAAAAACCTTGAGTTCTTGGCAAATTGTAATTAGTTGaaggaatttaaaatatttataatgaagaagagaagactttgggggAACATAATAGCTATCTTTAACCACTGGAGGGATTGTCGATTAGAAGATGGATTAGACTCATTCATCttggtcccagagagcagaactaggagtaagtggatagaaatggaaaagagataaACTTAGGCTTGACTGAAAGGAAAGATTTAAACAAATAAAGTGGTCCCAAAGTGGAATCAATTGGCTTAGATTTCTCCTCAAAGTAGTTTTCAAGCAAATGACTGATCTTTGTTAGAGATGATTTTAGAGGTGATTGCAGTTTTAATATAATCTGGACTGGATGGACTCCAAACTCCTTTCCTACTTTGAATTCTGTGATTCAGAGTGGTAATCCATAATTTGATTTACCACATTTTAGTAGAAACTTCTTTTATGATCCCTAATATATTATGCAATTCCTTATAATCAAATTTTCTGAGCTGAAAAAATAGTAGGATTagaaaaaatatgatttattaCATTTTGTATACCACAATAGGCAATATAAATATGAGCTCTTCTCTCTAGTTAACAAATGGGAAGACTACTCTGTTCTTtgacttccctttcttctctctccaatctcAACCCAATACAGTTAGCCATTTCAACTCTACATTATTCTTTGCTTTCAAATCCCTTCCCCATGTCCTATTGCTGCTCTTCTCTTCAAGACTGGATTACTCCTTCTGCCTCCCCAACTCCTACTCACAAAATGCTAAACAGAGTTGGAGGAAGTCCTACAATTGTGCTGCCTGGGTAAATCACAAATTTATGTTATTCAGCTTCACCTGGGCCTTCACTGCAGCAAAGCAGTTCTCTTATTATTCCATAATTGATGTCCTATCTTATTCTATGAAGGAGCTATTTCATACcttatttttcctcctgaaacccccctacacacacaaaCAATCCACTTCTTTTGATGACTCATCATCCATGTCATGCCCCCTAAATATAATTCTCCAACTTGTTactatccttcctaaaatgtatcaACCAGAACTGAACTCAGTGTTCCAGATGTTTTTTGACCAGGAAAGAGTACAGCAGAGTACTGTACTGATGATCCAGAAGGCCCAGTTTCAAATGCTGCTTCTCACACTtagctgctgtgtgaccttggacaaagtatttaaattttgtaatcttcagtttctttgtctctcaAAGGagagggttaaactagatggcctctaaaagaAGACTATATCTATTTGTTTCCAGAATAATGAGATGGTAAATGAATTAAATTCAACTTCAATGAATACTTACTGTGTATTACATTGTGCTAGAGGTACGAACATCAGTAAGACATAGAAAGTCCTTGCACTTAAAAAGTCTGAGCAATGTTAGATGGCTAGTAGTTTGAGCTATACATTGTCTCTGATCTGCATGATCAGAGGAGACAGTAATGAcactttggaaagagcactgactcttGAATTACATAATTGATTCAGGAGGCAGTGGGGAGGGatttagagaaaaaaacattGACTTTGATATGTAAAAGTATGGGTTTGAATAACATCTCTGACTTTTATTCTCTGAATGAGGTTGGGCAGGTCACTCGACTACCTAGACTTCAGTTTGCTCTCCTCTATAAAGAGGGTTTAAGATGTCTTCAAAATATCCAGTTTGACATATgcaataggcagttggtaataaggaactgaagcacaggagagagactaaggctGGTTATATAGATCTGAAAGTGGGAGCTTTTGAGGAGACTGAAAGGGTagtggggaagaaaagagggctcaGTACAGAACCTTGGGAACAGCCATAGTCTGAGGCTACAATGTGGATGATGAGTTATCAAAAGAAACTTAGAAGAAGCAGAATTGTCAACTAGGAAAGATGaatatcatgaaaacccagaaacaAAAGAGTATACATGAGGAGATGGAATTTAACAGGGCCAAATGCAGTGGATACACTGAGACAGTTGAGGACCAAGAAAAGACCTTTAGATAGCATAATTGAGTTATGACCGGTAAGTTTGTAAagaatagtttcagttgagtggtgaAGATGaaagtcagattgcaaagggtgGAGGAGTAAGAGGAGAGATTAAGTAGAAGCAGTGAATGTAGAGAATTTTAGCTAAGAAAGGGAGAAGTGATATAAAATGATACCTTGAGGGGATGATATAGTCTAGTGAAGGTATTTTAAGAATGGGAGAGACTTGGGAATATTTGAAGGCAAGAAGCAAGGAGACAGCTGATAGGAAAAGGTTGAAGATTCGAGAGAAAGGAGATCATTAACAATGTGTTCTCACTGAAGAGAGGGAATGGGATCAAGTCCATAGGTAGAGGGGCTAGCGTTGGCAGAGAGAAGGCCCATCTCTTTGTCataaaccaggagaaagaagacagaatggAGGATGATGCCAAAGGTATTTGAAATGAAGAGAataggagaagagggagtttGTGTTAAGTagcttcattcatttttttttgagcacAGTAGGGAACAAGGTCCTCAGTGGAGTAGTGTGGGTTGAGAGGGGCTTCAGGAAGGAAGATAAGGTTTGATATAGTTTCTTCAGAGAATGAGATAGGGCTTCAATTAGAGCAGAATGAAAAGACTGCTTTGCTTCAATGAAGGTCCAGCTGGGGttggataacatgaatttgtgATGTACCTAGATAGTGCAGTTGTAAGATTTTTTTGAACTTTGTTCAGTAGTTTATGAGTAGAGGAGGCAGATAGTGGGAATGATCCAGATTGTGGGAATGATCCAGTGCTGGGTTAAATAGAGAGAAGAATTGCAATAGGAAACAGAACAAGGGATTCAAGAGCAGAGGCCATTGTAGAGTTGGCACTTTTGGattaaggaggaaagggaaatcaaTGTGATGGCTTACGAAAGCACTGAGGGATAGAAGGAAGAGAAGtctcagagaggtcaaagaaaaggtgaagaaggagacATTATGGGCAGAAATCAGAATGTCAGAGTTTCTAATTAGGAAAATGGAACTCTTGTGGGTAATGGCAAGATCTAGTGTGTGACCATCCCTTAGTGTGACTGAGGTAAAGTGAATAATTTATGGGGCTTAAAGAGATTGGGGAAATGAGAAGTTAGAGAACCAGAGGGAGCATCTACATAAATATTAAAGTCTCCTAGTATAAGAGAAGGAGGTGGCAGAAGAGAGGAGGATAGTGAACCAGGGGCTAAACtcttgagaaaggaggaggaattgTGTGAGCATCAGTTTGCTACAGCTATCTAATTTTCATTGGGTAGAAGATTTTAATTGTGTggatttcaaagaaggaaaggttAATGAGTTAAGGAGGCAAAAGGGAAGTCTGAGAGTGACAGTGGGGAATACGGAGTATTCCCAATCCTCTTCCAGGATGAGTATGATATGAGgagtcatatgaaagaatgcacAAGCAGTGCTGAAGAAGATAGTCAGGGATGCAATGTGATCAGAGGTGTGCCATGTCTCCATGAGGGAAAATACATAGAAACAGTGGGAGATAAAGAGGTGCAGTTTGAAGGGGAGATTGTTTTCTTTGGACCTGGAATTCCAGAGAGGAAGGAATGGGCAGGTTAGATTAGGGTATGATTGGGGTTTGGTTGAGGATAGGGATGAGAGACCATAAGGAGAGACTAGAGGTTACTAGAGGGATAGGGAGAAAATGTATACTCCGGTCACAGTGCTGAAGTCAATGTTACTGCCAGATACTTAAGACCTCTTCTGAGGTTGTTGTACCTGTGGGCTCCTTTTGCCTCCTCCTACTCCTTCCTAGTTGTTCTCACTCCAAGTTTTGGGTCAGCTTTGGCTTCTTTTCCAGTCATCTTTTTCATCTGTCTACCCCAGGGTACTGAAAGTGATTGCGATGTCTATAGTGAATGGCTGGACTAGACATTTTTCTGggtctcttcccccctctctcttgaCTTTATCCTTAGGGAGTCTAGGAAAGTAGTGGTTCAACTCTCTCCTCTATTTACCTCTCTCCAGTCCAGTTCCCTAGAGAGTATTAAGAGGCTGTAGTAATAACTGAAGCAACTGCTAATTCTCAGGCCCCTCTTCAACCTTCTTTACACCTAATCCTGAGAGACTTTTGCTAATGGGGGAAGCAAAACTTagctgaagaagaagaagagtttCAGATAGCATCTAGCCAATCATCTATAGCACCAAGAAGGAGCTGGCTGTAGCAGGCATCTTCTATTGAAGCAGCACTTGGTGGTGACAGCCACTCCAATGTACCAATTGTCATGGCTAAAtccttcttttttagttttcttccccttctattGACTTCCCTTCACTCTTCCTCTATACCActccttctcctcatcttcctGTATCCTATGActattttgctatttctttgggagcttttttttgtttttccctggtGTTTATTTTCTGAATGAGCCACAAGAAATGCACAAACAGCAAAGGAGCAATGCAGTTGTGCTTTAGTTTCATCAATGTGGAAtatgttttatattgtttttattggGCACAAATTcccttttaaaacaaaaatactaaTTATCAACAAGAAAAACTTGTGCATTGTTCTCCATTAACTTTAGACAACATCTGCAATGTGATGACTTCCTCCTGGGATGTGAAGTTGCTTCAATGCTTGTGAGAGTAAAGCTAATAAATTATGAAGAATCAAATCTTAAACATGAGGTTATCATTCCCAtgacaaaattatttctttttctctggttCCTTTTctatagagaaaaaaatctttaccgTGAGATTGTAGCTCCCATGCCAACATTACTTATTTATCTCTGGTTTCTTTTCTACAGTTCTTTGCCTGTGCCCCGAGACAATGGATACAGGCAATAAATCTACTGTATCTGAATTTGTGTTGTTGGGACTCTCCAATTCCTGGGACCTCCAGCTGTTCTTCTTCATggtgttttctttgttttatgctgCAACAATGGTGGGCAACTGCCTCATAGTCATCGTAGTCATCACTGATTCCCGCCTTCATTCTCCCATGTATTTTTTGCTCACTAACCTCTCTGTTATTGATATGTCTCTAGCTTCCTTTGCTACCCCCAAGATGATTACAGACTATCTCAATGGacataaaactatctcttttgatGGCTGCATCTCCCAGatttttttcttgcatctcttTACTGGCACTGAGATTATCCTGTTAATGGCCATGTCCTTTGATAGATATATTGCCATATGCAAACCCCTCCGATATACAACCATTATAAGTCCTCGGGTGTGTATTTTGCTTGTAGTGACTTCCTGGGTTGTGGGTATCATGCATTCAATGAGCCAGGTGATATTTGCTCTTCACTTGCCTTTCTGTGGCCCCAATGAGGTAGATAGCTTTTTTTGTGACCTTCCTGTGGTATTTCAGTTAGCCTGTGTAGATACTTATGTACTAGGACTCTTCATGATCTCCACAAGTGGCATCATTGCTTTATCCTGCTTCATCCTTTTATTTAACTCCTATGTAATTGTTCTAGTAACAATCAAACACCATTCCTCTGGGGGGTCCTCCAAAGCACTTTCTACCTGCACTGCCCATTTCATTGTTGTCTTCATGTTCTTTGGGCCATGTATCTTCATCTACATGTGGCCATTAAGCAGTTTCCTGGTGGACAAGGTTCTCTCCGTGTTTTATACTATCTTTACCCCCATCCTGAATCCAATAATCTACACACTGAGGAACCAGGAGGTGAAAACagcaatgagaaaattgaaaaacagATATCTGAATTCTGACAAGATAGCACAGTCACCTCATTACTCTTAGTTAATTAAGATGAAGCCATTTCTGGACACCTTAATTGATCTTActctcatattttcttttttgctattgtTCAAATGATAATTGCCAAATCATTTGTGAGGAAATACTGTAATTGTTAAACTTCTATATGTTCAAAATAAGAGGTTTTTTTAGGTTTTAAAGGTAACCCTCTTGGCCTCTTTAAGTAGGAAAAGCACTTTcagggagaaacaaagagaaaatacatcATGTGTTTGTACTGCTTATTTTAGCAAAGTTATTGAATATTAATTAGATACTGATaacaaaggagagggaaggaagaagagggagaaaaataagacTTTAGCCTGGCTATACAAATCTAGTAGCTTATTCAGCTTttctatcaacaaacatttattaaatgcctactacgtaccaggcaccataccaagcactggggacacaaagatagAAAAAGCCCAGAGGTATCTCTTGGGTAGAGAAAATTAGAGTTGTGGCCCTAGGACATGTATGCTGGTGAGAAAGTGGGGCACTCTGGTGTAGGAACCAGGTTTCTAGTGTGATTTCAGGGAATTAACTCCTGGAGGAAAAGGAGCTGCCCTGATTTCCTGCTGTTGATGTAACAGATCggatatcagtcagtcaacaaacatttattaagcacctaccatgtgccaggtactgatgCTATTTTATGTTCAGTTAGCTCATATATTACTTCATTCTCTAAGGTGGGGGCCACATATTCTCAATTTTATTTACGTACCTATATGGCTTCTCTGGGTATTTGTGTTAATTCTTTTTTGCCAGgtcctttttgtctttattttttaaaatagtgattGATTGCTAAAGACTACAATTACTGtttattttaaattgcttttataAGTATGAAATAGGAGATCCTAAGTGTAAAATGTCTTGGATTAGCCATCTATCTAGAATGTCCCTGGTCTCAATCCTTTCCTATTACCATTGAAAAATGTCCCTGATTCCTCAGGTAACAACAGGCGCTTCAGaaagtgagtgtgtgtatgtgtatatatatatgtatatatatatacacatacacatatacatatatacacatacacacataaatatgtatacacacacacacatacacatatacatgggAGGGAAGACtgtgagaaaaaataaagagaaaacaggAGATGGAAGAACACTACTTGTACCAGCTCCATGTTATATCAGTTCTCAAAAAGAACGATAAATACTGATACAACAGCTAAATTGGATTCTAGCCTCTGATACTTTCTAGAGACATAAATTATCAAGCCtggtttttaatctttaaaatggatAAGTACTATCTGTCCTGCCTACTTAAAAATATTGTTGGTGATTATCAAataaggtcaaatgagatatgaaAAAGATTTGTAAATTGTAAACCATGATAGGAATAGAAGTTATTATTAGTTtgttagttgtttgttttttcctgctcTGAATgttcaggaaagaagaaagggccTGGGCAGAGTAAGAAGGAAACATCTTGAAAGAACTCAGAAGTTTGTTAGCACATTCTTTGTAGTTATAACACAGAGATGAGGCTTGTAAGGCTTATTTCTGATAAGGCTGAGTGGCTAAAGTTATTTCAAAGCTTCTCATTACAAATGACTTTTAATAATCATGGTATGTTAATGGTGTAAAGTATCTTGTAAAATAGCAAAttaaatccctttattttataggttaaagaaactgaggcctagagaggttgacGTTATTAATAAGGAACTAAATCACAGCTTGAAGCCTGATCTTTTACTCTAAATCTAAGGTGGTTTTTTTCAGCTACCTTGGGAAGGTAAACCAATATGAAATCAGTATTTAATAAAGAGATACAGCTATGAATGAAGTTAATGGAAAATAGGGCTTAAtttttacattgtatttatttctttatatttaattttaatcaatattcttctagtgtcaatatttacatatgcataatTCATGTGGAGTTAAACAGTGATTGCATTAGtttaataggttttttttaatttcttattacAAAAATAGATTTACAGGTGGaatattgtggttttttttttaattctgagacCTCAGTTATTCATATCTAATACAATGGGCCTAAGGCACCTAAAGTACCACTGCACCTAGTGACTTGTTACCAGACTATTaacattaaatacaaaatttcaGATGGGAATAATTAGTTTTAGTGAAGGACAGACTGTAACATTGATAATTGTTGGATAAAGATTGAAGGTTATTTCCTAGATGACAGAATGAAGAAATGAcatttttgcttgtttatttgttcattaaGGTCAAATTTGTCGTGATTGATGGTCCAAAATGTACCCGAAGAAAAACAGGTCTGGTGCAAGTACAGAACTCCACAGCATTTTCTGCAATTTCTGGAAGGCTGTTGTCTCCTGAGTTTGATGCTGCTATTGAGACAACAAGGGGCTGTCCACGTGAAGCTCACTTAGGGGAAATTGGAAGGCAGTTCACTGCTCAGCCAggcataaaaatttatatatGCCTATGAGGTGCTGGGTATGGCAAATTGTCTTAGATTCTTTGTTAAATGCAtgcttttcccattcttttaGATCTTGTGATTACCTCTTATCATgcttgtttacttatttttaacaatTTGTGCTTCTCTCCAACCAACAAAGCTTCTGATCCAGACCCTACTTcccttctctgtttctatctgcTATTTGGTAATTTGTAACTACAGTAATTGACCCCTGGCCCTGAACTGCCAAATTGTCTCTTTTGGACCCTTTCTGAGATGGACATTTTGACCACAGACCTCCACGACTCCCCAGATAAAGAAGCCACATTCTTCATCATTGGGAATTTCTACTTTCAGCACATGGTTCCTCCATGTGTCTTCAAGCCCAGGGGCAGGCACTGCATGCTAAATCCAAGTGAATAGTTATGCTTTGGAGCCACTCAGCAGATGGAGACAAACAGgcttctctatttcattcattaCCAGTGACCAATGAAAGTGAATGCTTTGATTTTATTCTCAAGCCAAATATTTATGGCAAGGAAGGTACTCATTAGTGAAACCAAAGACCAAAAACAACTCTAAACTTTGTATTGTGATCTGAAGCTAATAGCATCATCTGATGCAAAGAGGTGGAACCAGAAACTATGGTAGTAATTAGAATGAAAtttaagcatttgataaaattgtaatatagtaatatagatatagataaagatgtAGTTAGATTCTACATAAGaaaagcttgggttcaaatcttggacTCTGCTGCTTATTGTTATACATAACTttgaatcacttaacttcttaatttctttgggtaatatttaagttttcttcttaacttctttggtTAACTTAACATTTAATGACTCTCAGCCTCCagttcctaaactgtaaaatgtagGGACTAGACTAGATTATTTCgaagcttccttccagctttaaattcttACTCCTAATTctgaaataaggaaattttttATGTAGCTAAGAAACATTATGGAAAGTCACCTGAATTCTGTTTTTATGGCTATGGTTATAATCTTGTTTGAGGCTAGAAATATTTTCCGATGAAGACTTTTTCTGTAACTATTTAGGGAAGGGGAAGCCTATTGTCAAGGAAGAATTTTCACTTTATTTGAGGAGAGAATTTTCTGcactcatttcttctttcaaatttGTGACAACCTTACCTAAGCAGCAACACTGTATTTTATGCTACACTGCAAAATGTCACAGTCCTCAAGGAATGTATAGCTTTAATAACTGCTGTAAAAATAATGTGCTTCAGAAAGGGAACAATTGCTCATTTCAACAGTGTTGTACTTTTTCCTGGAaaagtaatttaaatttaaatttaaagtacATCATTGCTGTAGTCACCTCTGTA from Trichosurus vulpecula isolate mTriVul1 chromosome 8, mTriVul1.pri, whole genome shotgun sequence harbors:
- the LOC118829189 gene encoding olfactory receptor 4K2: MDTGNKSTVSEFVLLGLSNSWDLQLFFFMVFSLFYAATMVGNCLIVIVVITDSRLHSPMYFLLTNLSVIDMSLASFATPKMITDYLNGHKTISFDGCISQIFFLHLFTGTEIILLMAMSFDRYIAICKPLRYTTIISPRVCILLVVTSWVVGIMHSMSQVIFALHLPFCGPNEVDSFFCDLPVVFQLACVDTYVLGLFMISTSGIIALSCFILLFNSYVIVLVTIKHHSSGGSSKALSTCTAHFIVVFMFFGPCIFIYMWPLSSFLVDKVLSVFYTIFTPILNPIIYTLRNQEVKTAMRKLKNRYLNSDKIAQSPHYS